GGGATAGACCGacgaggaggagacagagaatggtGGGTAAAGGACCCGGGCTAGGGCTGGGCTCAGTCATGGGCAGTGGGCAGGTAGGTGGGATCTGTCAGGCGATCAGTCCAGGTAGTCAGTCCTTACACGAGAGGCTGCGCTGGATACTTCGGAGGGACCCTCCAGCTGTGATGAAGGCCCAAAGCCCCATGGAAACAGTGACTGCATAGATGGGCAGCAGGCTGGCCTCATACCAGGGATTCAGGAATGTCTAGGGATGGAGATAAGAGTAGAAATGAGTttagcttctctctctgcctaatcCCCAAACTCTCTACATGCCTTTGAACCAAACCTCCCGCAGGTAGCTCACCCAAATCCCCTGATCCTTCCCTTCAGAGCACCAATATTTTGTGGTTGAGGACTTTTGATTTTCAGCTCCCTCAGAGGTTTCTGCCCTCTTGCTCACCTCCGGCCATTCGTATTACAGTTTGACTAATCCATTCAAACTCCCAGAGGATACCCAGGGCAGGTTATACAATTGATGCTGAGATGAGAGTCTTCTAAACACTAacctttctgcctcctccctaGATATGTTTTAACATGTTAAGAAGTGAGAACAGATCTCCCTTCCATCCTGCTgaccattaaatatttttctaactcAGGCCCCTGTCCCCAACTCACCAGTCCCGAGGTCAGTAGGTGACTCCCGACTACCAGGCCCAAAGCCCAGTACCGTCTCCTCTCACAGGCATCAAAGAACACAACTCCCCAAAAGGTATGGAGCAGGATAATGGCTGCTGTCAGAAAGGCTGCAGGGAGGGAGATGGGAATGAGATACATGCCTCATCTGCTCCCAGCCTCCTGAGATGTTGAGCCAAAGAAGTCTCCCAGGGAGGACCAATAAATCAGATCGGGGCCAGGGATGGATAGGGCATGAAGGCAAGGCAGAAAGCAGATCTTACCTGAAGTCAGGAAGTAATAGGGTGAGTCTCCATGGATCCCAACCACACCTGGCCCAAGTGCATCAGCCAAAATATTGATAACAGAGAAGACACCACTGATGATACCGAAGGAAAGACCAGAAACTGGGGGGAAGGAGGGTCTCATCAATGTCAGAGATCGCTGTAGCCTGATTACCAGTGATCTCGCCCCATTCCCAGTCACAATTCCCCCACACCTACTCTCCCTCCAGACCACCTCTCCTTGGAAGTCAgggatgaaggggaaaaaagcagccCCTTGGAACATGTGCATGTTTTGACTTCCCTGGGAGAGGGGGGTGTCCAACCCCCTCCTCCAGTCCCTCTCCCTTGGCTCACCATAGGCCATCTGGCGGATGGAGATGGGTGATCTTCCGTCCTCACTCAGCGATGCTAACCCCTCATCTGccttcctggggtggggtggggtagggtggggtagGGGAAACATGAGGAAAGGCAGGAATGCTCCTTTCCCTCTGACATCCTCCCTTATTGCCTCCTCTTCCAAACCACCACCCAGGGGCTGCCCCACTTCTCAGAGTGCAAtcatctgcccttctcccctctggaCCATCCCATCTTCTTACTTAAGCAGCTTGTAGTAGGCAAAGCGGAACACCTCCTGTAGAAGGACAGAGACCGCAGCACCAAAAATCAGGAGGCCATACTGGAGCCGGGCATCTGACCTGTCGGTCACATGGACCAAGATGAACCAGACCACAGAGGCCAAGAGCAGGGAGACCAGCCAGAAAAATGCCCTGAGGAAAGACAAGGGCAATCAGACAGGCCAGGGTAGGGAGAGCCAGAGAAATCAAGGAGGAGAACCAATCAAGGCTGCAGCATGTAAAGTGGAAGTTAGACTTCCGGATGGTCTGGAAGACTGGGAGGAGACAGGATAGGTGTCTCCACCAAGGGAGTCTTGTAGGGATCCGGACGCAGGGGAAGGGATAGAAATCTGACTAATGAGTCTTCAGAGCGATGAGAACCAGAATGTACGCGCACAGTAGTGGGGAGAGGTATCCATTCCTGGATCCTCCTTCAGGCCGGCGGAGGTCAGCACACCCCCCTCACGAGTCTTGGCCTTGGGCCTTCTCTGACGTCGCCGGGAGGAGTATAGGAGGAATCTGTGCGATCCCTGGAAGGCGGAAACCAACTGCGGGAAAGGGCAAATCATCTAGACCCCTGACTCGACCCTTTCCAATCTTCACCGCCGACTTGTCTCCCCCAACTCAGGCTCCCAAGCTTGCCCAGCCCCTTCcggatctctttctctctttctttctctctctctctctctctggcgcCCTCCCGCGTCTTCCCGACCCCCTACTCACCCCGCCACCAGGATGATGACGCGAAGAGGGTCCCCAGCGACAGTGATCAAGAAAAGCGCAAAGGCCGGGCCGAAAGCGACGAAAGTGCATCCGAAAAACACTGCGGCCCCCATGGCtgggcagctgggggtggggtggaggcctGGCCAAGAGGGGTGGACGGGGGCAGCACGTCAGctaaggagtctgcttggggtggCGACGCGACCCCGTGAGGGGCGCGGTGCAATGTCACCCCCGGaccccagggaaggggaggggggacaccGAAACCCCCGATACAGGTCCGCGCGACTTCCTCTACGGAAGCCGAGGAGGGAACAAACCCCGGCCGCAGCACCATGGCCACCTCCCATCCAATCCCCACCCCCCGAAGGCCAATGAAGACTCGGCGGGGGCGGAGCTGCGGGGGCGGGGACGAGGCAGCACAACCTGCCGGGAGTTGTAGTCCTCCTGCCCTACTAAGCCTTCGACTTCGGTCCTGGGAGTGGCTTGAGCTGGTCAAAGGAGGGAGTGGGCCGGGACTGGCCCGGCTTCCTGGGTCCCATTGGACCTTGGCTGCGGCTTCCTTTCGTTATTTTGTGGGGAAGGGTGGTAGCAATTCTGCGTCTTCTTGAAGAGCtgcagagcgggggaggggaagatccTGTTGGAACCTAAAggacaaatacaaagaaagcacAGGATAGAGGGTGCAGGGAGATAGGGACGGGTATTGTTCTTACTTGAATGAGAGGAAATGGGCTTGAGCTACTGCCTAAGAGATGAAGGTTAGACTTAAAAGTAAGAGCTCTTTGAACAGACGAGTATAGGAAACATGCAATTCAGTGAGTATACCGCTAATGACGCTTTCATCTGTAATGACCAGAGAGTAGGAAAGACGAAGAAGAGCCTGGAGAGCAATGTTAGGAAGGAGGTCAGATGGGATTCGGTGTTAAGATTCAGAGTTAAGACTGTTTGTAAAAAGCAATTAGAGCTATGGGGTTGAAGAAAAACGAcaagcacccccgccccccaagtcACACAGTTCCTTTTAGGTCATACTTcctctatttatttctgaaaatgaacttCAGTGGTGTCTTTTCCTCAGGCCAGGGGAAGGCACAGGGGTTGTGTGTATTagagtgaaagaaaattaaagtaggAGAGGAGGGTATTGTAACCTCATTTGGATGGGGGTAGGGCCAGTCTTTAGGGAGGAACGTTTAGGCAAAAGAGTACCAGGATGGAAAAGTGAGGGGATCTGGaatattgtttttgagagactaATCAAAGTACAAAGAAAACAACTATAGAAATTGTTCGAAGAGAATCGGGCTTCCTTTCCTTACTGGAAGTGATTTATGAGTTAATGCATATGGGTACATCCACAAGAAgcgttttacatttttttccaggtaATTCTAGAAAGGAGCTGAAGGAATAGATTGTATAGATTTACATggaaaatcatcatcatcaagcAAATCCTCCCCCGCAAAAGGTTAAGATGGTGGAAACATGCTGGCCAGTGCTCAAAACTCCAGTGTGTCTTGCTTCTGAAGCTAGCAGGCCGAGTCAGGAGAAGAGATACGAGAATACAAGTCTTCTCATCTCTCCTTTGAGCTATTCGCACAGCATTTCTAAGTGCTAAGAGCAAACACCAAACCTCTCTTGTCCACAGGTGGTTCCACAGAGACTTTCATAGTGCCTGGCTTGTAGTAGATGTTAAATAGATATCTATTAACTTCCTTTTAAACAACATAACTATTCTTATTCCCTTGCCAGTGACCTCTGAATTGCCTATCAGATTGGGCCTAGCATATATGTTACTAAATGCTTCTGagttgaactgaatgaaaatgggaaatataaaagcagagagaagggcaAGATGAACTCTATCCCTGTGGATAGAATGAAGGGGGCatagcaagtggggaggggggggcatcTATTCGAGGAAAGAGGctgtttcctccctccttccatcctgtATCCAGAAAGTGGAGAAAGACATGAAGTGAGGTCAGTACTTGCCATAGAGGAAATAACTGGCCTTGGCTGAGAGATTTTTATCAGAAGTACTGCAGCAGGTGCTTTGGGTATCAGACAATGATGTTAGTATTGCTCTTGTATTTCAGAGTCCAAGACAGGCAGAAGAGAGGACATTTTTTCAGTCTAGAAAAAAGTGCTCATCGGTTCCTCTAAAATTTTGACTGTGAAGAAAGAGATTGTGAATAAGCCTGGACTCTAGATAGTGATGGTAAGTTAGGGACCGTGAAAGGGAGGGTGAGCTTTTTGTGAGGACTAGGAGGGAGTCCTCTTCTTCAGAGGGGAAGCTTCTAGATAAGCACGGGTTTTGGGTTTTGGTCTGGCTTTTGGTTTGTCTGCTTGCTTGCTTTGGTAGTGTCAGCGGAGTCCTGAATGGATCTAATCTAGGACTGGGGAAGCTCAGTGAACACGTTCACATCAAAATCCACTTTGCCTCTCTCTTAATCTGGGCAGCTCTCTGGCTGACCGGTAGCAACCATTGATCTAGTCAGTCGGCAACTGGGCGGGGAATTCTACTCCCTGGGGAAAAGAGTTGCAGCAGCtttggaggagggcaggaggcggGGGAAGTTTGGTGAGAAAcgctgtaatttccttttttactttcaCAGCAATAGTGCAGAATCCAGAATGGATGTCCTCTTTGTAGCCATCCTTGCTGTGCCACTTATCTTGGGTAagttcactctctctccctgagcTTTTGGGCCAGATCTTCTATCATAAGTGgggtgggagaaaagaaaaatgaggagtgGATGAGAGGTGCAATTTAATGGGGAGTAATAACACTCGTTTGTGCCAGAGTCCagtgttggggtggggtggggcggggtggggggtggggggaatctgGAAAGTAGAGccagaagaaggggaggaaaacaGAGTCATGTCAGAGACAGCTGATGAAGATGGAACCCTTGACACAGGGAGTCCCCACCAAGAGTCACGTCAGCTGTCTATCACCGCAGAGTTGGACAAGAGGGAGAGGGACTACAgtgagggtggaggagagaggtgGGCTCTTGGAAGGCGGGGCACTCTGATACTAGTGAGGGAAGCTGGGGGATCTTCCTTCCCAGAGGGTTGGAGAAAACCCCTTGTATTAGTAAGGACACAGAAGTAGGGGGTGGCCTTTATGGTAGTGGAGAACTGGCTTCCCCTCAGGGACAGACTCCCAAAAGTAgcttggctccttccctcctttgttcCCAGTCTGCCAGGTACTctcattgtttccttttcctccagatTTGTGTGTCATTGCCTGGGATTCAGGGAGAGCATTCAAGGAGCGTAGGGAAGTGTTTAGTAGGAGGCCTAGAGACCTAATCATGTCAAAGCCACATATTTTTAGTcctaggaaggaagaaaaactaatGTAGATGGGTCATTTAGTCCAGCTGACTCATTTGAAAAAAGCGATGGTTAGTGGCTTCTTCAGGGCTATTCCATTAGTCTGCAGCGAATCGGGAACTAAAACCCGAGTCCAAAAGCCTAAAGATGTATGTCTCCGTTCTGTGTGAGACACTGAGGTGAGAAGATATCTCACAGATCTAATATGGTCTGCagcattctccagaagagatttGGAGTTCTTCATTTCTGGTATCTCTGCTTCCTACCTTTTTCAGCTTTAGG
The window above is part of the Prionailurus bengalensis isolate Pbe53 chromosome C1, Fcat_Pben_1.1_paternal_pri, whole genome shotgun sequence genome. Proteins encoded here:
- the APH1A gene encoding gamma-secretase subunit APH-1A, with the translated sequence MGAAVFFGCTFVAFGPAFALFLITVAGDPLRVIILVAGAFFWLVSLLLASVVWFILVHVTDRSDARLQYGLLIFGAAVSVLLQEVFRFAYYKLLKKADEGLASLSEDGRSPISIRQMAYVSGLSFGIISGVFSVINILADALGPGVVGIHGDSPYYFLTSAFLTAAIILLHTFWGVVFFDACERRRYWALGLVVGSHLLTSGLTFLNPWYEASLLPIYAVTVSMGLWAFITAGGSLRSIQRSLSCRRQEDSRVMVYSALRIPPED